A genomic stretch from Lysobacter soyae includes:
- a CDS encoding NAD(P) transhydrogenase subunit alpha gives MIDGMSALYIFMLAAIAGHVIISRVPSILHTPLMSGSNFIHGIVLIGAMVMLGHADTTLEKVIGFIAVFLGAGNAAGGYVVTERMLEMFKPSGKQSAKAGEH, from the coding sequence ATGATTGATGGAATGTCCGCCCTGTATATCTTCATGCTCGCCGCCATCGCGGGCCACGTCATCATTTCGCGCGTGCCGAGCATCCTGCACACCCCGTTGATGTCGGGGAGCAATTTCATTCACGGGATCGTACTGATCGGTGCCATGGTCATGCTCGGACACGCAGACACCACGCTCGAGAAAGTGATCGGGTTCATCGCTGTGTTCTTGGGCGCTGGCAATGCCGCCGGCGGTTATGTGGTGACCGAGAGAATGCTCGAGATGTTCAAACCTTCCGGCAAGCAGTCCGCCAAAGCAGGTGAGCACTGA